The following nucleotide sequence is from Apodemus sylvaticus chromosome 2, mApoSyl1.1, whole genome shotgun sequence.
TAAGGAAAACGGCCCTCCCagaaagtctgctgacaagggagcaTATTCTAAGGAACCTAGAGACTCTACCTGTGGAGAAACCGGACCAGGGGACTAATTTATACCCCGTCCGAGAGATGAAGGCTCTGTAATTAAGTAGTTCAGACAGCCCCGGAAGCTCAGAGGATGAGAGCCTCGACccagaggaggaggctgagctagACAGGGAAGCGGCAGAATATGAAGAGGAGAGATATCATCTAGATGATCACTTACAGGGCAATAAGAGACAACAAAAACATTCACATCATGTGATGGTCGCCTCACAGGCGGTCCCTTCGGCACCCCCTCTGTATGAGGTCCGCCGAGGATCCTTCTCCCTCCTACCTGATAAGGTGAGAAGGAAGCTATGCTTGGCCTTCCCTGTTTTTGAGGACCTAGAAGACAGGCGAGTATACGCGCCCGTGGAATATAATCAGATAAAAGAACTAGCAGAATCAGTCAGGAAGTATGGCGTTTCCACGAATTTTACATTAGCACAGTTGGATAGGTTGGTAAGAGATTCTATGACACCTGCTGATTGGCAGACAGTGGCCAAAGCCACGCTTAGCAGCATGGGCCAATACATGGAATGGAAAGCCCTCTGGCACGAAGCAGCTCAAAAGCAACCTAGAGCCAATGCTGCATCTTTAACACCAGAACAACAGGAGTGGACTTTTGACATGCTGACAGGGCAGGAAATTAGACCAACCAGACTAATTTCCCCTGGGGGCCATATCAGCAAGTTTTAGGTACTGCCATCAGGGCCTGGAAGGCACTCtctaggaggggagaagggagcaaCAAATTAACAAAGATTATACAGGGGACTCAGGAGCCTTTTTCTGACTTCGTGGCTAGGATGACAGAAGTGGCAGGATGCATTTTGGGGGACTCTGAGACAGCCATGCCTTTTATTGAGCAGCTCATTTTTGAACAAGCCACTCAGGAGTGCCACGCAGCTATTGCCCTGAGGAAGAACAAAGGGCTACAGGATTGGCTTAGAATCTGCAGAGAATTAGGAGGCCCCCTTACCAATGCAGGGCTAGCGGCTGCCATTTTGCAATCCCAGAGGTGCCCCCCTAAGGGGCCCGACAAATGGGTTTGCTTTAACTGCGGGAAGCCGGAACACATGAAAAGAGATTGCCAAAATCAAAGGGCTTCCCCTGCTCTCTGTACCCGCTGCGGCAAGGGCTATCATAAGGCGGACCTGTGTCGCTCGGTCAGGGATCTGAGAGGTAATATCCTCCCTCCTAGAGAGACCCCCACAAATGAGGATCCAAAAAACGGGGCAGCGGGCCCATGGTCCCAGGGCCCACAAAGATATGGGAACCGGTTTATCAAAGCCCCGGAGAGAGCCCCCTCGGGGATGGCGCAAGAATGGACTTGCGCGCCTCCTCCAACTTCTTATTGATGCCTCAAATGGGAGTACAGTCCATACCTGTTCAATTGCCTACACTGCTGCCTCAAGGGACTGTAGGGCTCCTTCTGGGCCAGGGGTCACTTACTCTGCAGGGACTGATTGTTCATCCTGGCATAATTGATAATCAACATACCCAAGAGATTCAGGTCTTGTGCTCTAGCCCCAAAGGTATATTTTCCATAAGTAAAGGGGGTAGGGTAGCTCAACTGCTGCTCCTTCCAAGTGCCCACCAAGAACCCAGGAGCAAGCAGATGGGATGTTCATGTCAGGACGCAACCTATTTGGTTGTTAGCTTACAAGATAGACCGAAGCTGCTCCTACAAGTTAATGGCAAAAGTTTTGAAGGCATTCTAGACACCGGGGCGGATAAGAGCATCATCTCTTCCTACTGGTGGCCACAGTCTTGGCCAATCACTGAAGCCTCCCATTCATTACAGGGGCTGGGCTACAGTGCCCATCCAACAATCAGCTCTTCCGCCCTCACTTGGAAACCAGTAGAGGGGCAAGAAGGCAGATTCACTCCCTATGTTCTCCCACTACCCGTCAACTTATGGGGACGGGATGTCATGCATGACGTTGGACTCACTCTGTCCAACGAATATTCACCACAAGCAGTCCAAATCAAGGAAAGAATAAGGTATAAAAGAGGAAAAGGGCTGGGGCGACATGAACGAGGATGTGTTGAACCTTTAACACCCAAGCTGAACCAAGGTAGACAGGGCTTGGTTTTTTCCTAAGCACCACTGGGGCAGTACGACCCATACCATGGAAAATGGAGGccccagtgtgggttcctcagtggcctttgACCTCCGAGAAATTGGATGCGGTGACTGATCTGGTCACCGAGCAGCTGGCTTTGGGACACATAGAGCCATCAACCTCCCCCTGGAAGACCCcaatttttgtaataaaaaagaaatctggaaaatGGAGGTTATTACATGATTTAAGAGCCATTAATAAGCATATGCACCCCCTTGGGGCAGTGCAACGGGGGCTTCCGGTCCTCTCCGCACTGCCTAGGGATTGGAACCTAATCATAATAGATATAAAGGATTGCTTCTTCTCAATCCCTCTACATGCCTCTGATAGACAGCGCTTTGCGTTCACTGTCCCTTCAATTAATCATATGGAGCCAGATAAAAGATTTCAATGGAGAGTGTTACCCCAGGGGATGGCCAACAGTACCACTATATGCCAGCTGTATGTGCAAGAAGCCTTACAGCCTGTTAGGGAGAAGTTCCCTGCGATAATCATAATTCATTACATGGATGATGTGCTCATGTGCCACAGGGAACAGGAGACCCTCAAAAAAGCTTATCCTCTGTTGGTAAGAGCTCTGCAGCTTTGGGGCCTTCAAATTGCTACCGAAAAGGTTCAGTTCTCCGATACGGGCCAGTTTCTTGGCACTGTTATTCTCCCCGACCGGATTCGCccgcaaaaaataaaaatttatagaaaGAACTTATGTACCCTGAATGATTTCCAAAAACTGCTAggagatattaattggctttgTCCATTTCTCAGAATTCCTACAACAGACTTAAAACCTCTTTTTGACATTCTAGAAGGGGACGCCCATATTGCTTCCCCTTGATCCTTGACGCCTGCTGTGGAAGCAGGACTCCTCCTAGTGGAAGAGGTTATAGAGAAAGCAGTTGCATCGCATTAACAGCTCCCAACCTTTTTCTCTTTGTGTATTCAAACCAAGAAAACTGCCCACTGCGGTTCTATGGCAGGATGGGCCCCTGTTATGGGTCCACCCGAATGCCTCCCCCTAGAGGATCAATGACTGGTACCCCGCGGCTATAGCTCAACTAGCCCTTAAAGGCTTGAAGCTGGCAGTAGAACATTTTGGCAGGCACCCTACATCTGTCCTGGTCCCCTACAATTCCTCTCAGGTGCAAACATTGGCAGCCACCTCAAATGATTGGGCCATACTGGTTACTACCTTCTTGGGGAGGATTGATAATCACTATCCAAAACATCCTCTGCTGCAATTTGCAGCCCTTCATCCTGTGATCTTCCCCCGAGTTACATCGCCTACTCCATTAAGGGAGGGACTAATGGTATACACAGATGGCTCCAAGAGTGGAAAAGGAGCGTATGTCGTGGCCTCTAAGGTGTTCTCACGACAATATGCAGAATCCTCCCCTCAAATGGTGGAATGCTTAGTGGTATTGGAGGTCCTTCAAAGGTTCCTAGGTCCTCTTAATATCATCTCTGATTCATCCTATGTGGTTAATGCAGTCGCTATGCTTGAGATGGCTGGTATTATAAAGCCCACCAGCAGAGTGGCAGCCCTCTTTCAAAAAATACAGGATTGCTTATTAAAGAGGAGTGCACCCTTTTATATTGCACACATCAGGGCTCATTCAGGGCTTCCTGGACCGATGGCCCTGGGCAACGACCTAGCCGATAAGGCCACCAGGTTGGCTGCCATGGCCCTTGCTTCCCCTCTACAAGCTACAAAGGagtttcatgataattttcacgTCACCTCAGAAACATTGTGCAGACGCTTCTCACTAACTAGAAAGGAATCCCGTGACATTGTCACTCAATGTCAAAACTGCTGCCAGTTCCTCCCTGCTCATCATACGGGTGTGAACCCCAGAGGGATCTCTCCTCTGCAAGtgtggcagatggatgtcacacATATTCCTTAATTTGGAAAGCTACAATATGTTCATGTGTTCATAGACACATGTTCTGGTGTCCTCCATGCTTCGCCACTCACGGGAGAAAAAACCTCCCAAGtcattcaacattgcctcgaggcatggagcgcctgggggaaacctaaatgtttgaaaactgataatggGCCTGCTTATACCTCTCAAAAGTTTAAACAATTCTGCTCACAAATGCAGGTTATCCatatcacaggtctgccttataaccctcaaggacaagGAATCATCGAGCGAGCCCACCGCATGCTCAAatcctatttaataaaacaaaaagggggaatagcgaAGGACTTACCCCCTATACCAAGGGTTGCTTACCCCCTATACCAAACGGTAGCACTCTTTActctgaattttttaaatttggacgaGCATGACCAGACTGCAGCAGATCGACATTGCTCAGAACCACAACGGCCTAAGGAGCTTGTAAAGTGGAAGGATGTGGTAACCAATgaatggaaaggcccggatcctattctaataagatccaggggagctgtttgtttttttttccacggACTGAAGAGAATCCTTTTTGGGTCCCCGAAAGGCTTATTCGAATCATATTGGaccaaggaaaaaatacaacCCGGCCAGTCGATAAAGATGAACAAGCCACTTCTGCTGATGATCTGACGATCGGAGTTGGGTTTGCTCAAGGAGAACCACGCTGGGGGATCATGTCAACATTCCCGCTACCCATGCTGGTGATGTATAATGCCCAAGTTTATCCCAGGTTTTTTGCAACCAACAAAAATCTGGGTCTCGTCTATCTGCCCAAGGATGAATAGATTgaggaattaaaggaaaatagaacTATATCCCTTAAAGGAAGTCTATGTTTTCTAatggaaggaaataattttaGCAGCCCTTGTATTATAGTAGGAAATCTCTCCTCAGCATGGCTGAAAGAAGCCACTGTCGGTGGTAcagcttttaacattgttgaaaaTGCCACATGGGCCATTGAAagcctgttttccttttctccaaaCATAGGAAGGGGACCGAATTTTACTGTCATGGATCCCAACCAAACTAATGCAAATCCTTTTGATCAATGGTTGCTCTGTGGAGTTAATGGAAGCTGTACGGACCTCTCACCCCTGGCTATGTTAAAAGGAGGCAGGGGAGAGTTGGAGCAGTTAGAATTTGATTGGAAAGGAACGTTGGGCAACCAGCTTTCATCAGGACAGAGTTCAGGATCAGGTCACTGGACCACCACCGATATTAAATATAAGACCTTTGCCCATGAGGATTATGTTGCCACCCCTGTCTGTGTCTCGCCGCCATTCATATGGATTTTTAGCAACAAAAGCCATGTAGATACTGAATTGAGCTGTGGAGAAGGGGATTGCTATTACACCCTATGCTGGGATGCTGAGAAGTTCCCCATTGCAGTGGTGACCTGAATGCCACGCTTTGTGCCTGTTCCAGTGGAAGCCCCTAATAGCATGTCATTGTttagacaaaaaagaaattttgggaTCTCAGCCATTGTTGTGGCTATAATCGCCACCACTGCAGTTGCAGCATCAGTTATGGCCTCTGCCCTCACTCTGTCCAGTTCAGTGCAGGCTGCACAAAGCATCAATGATCTGTCCGCCACAGTATCTTTGGCAATTGATAAGCAGACCTCCGCTAATACCCAAATACAAGGAGGCCTCATGTTGGTCAATCAACGCATTGATCTGGTGCAAGAGCAATTGGATATCTTATGGCAAATGGCACAGTTACAGTGTGAACAGAAACTCCCTGGCCTGTGTATCACTTCTATCCCATATGAAAATTTTACTAGAGTAgctaatttgtctaagaatctttttcagttcattttgaagaattggacttctgagtttgagcagaCGCTTCGCGAATTAAGGACGGCCGTGCTCCAGATCAACTCCACACGTCTTGATCTCTCATTCACCAAGGAGCTGTCATCTTGGATCTCTTCGGCCGTCTCCTATTTCAAAgaatgggtgggggttgggtTGTTTGGTATGGCCATCTGCTGTGGACTGGTGTTTCTCCTATGGATGGTCTACAGACTCAGAACCCAAAATAAGTGAGACAAGGTGGTTATTGCTCAGGCGCTTGCAGCCCTGGAACATGGGGCTTCCACTGATGTATAGTTAACTATGCTGAAGCAATAGATCGCTGACAGGACAGCTTTTGCACGCCCGGAACTCAGGTTCATTGCACTGGCAGAGTGTCCAAGACAGCACCCTCTGAGAGACATGTCATTCCGAATAagggttgcctgcccaagtctccctttcccagaaaaacggcagaggacaggtcgagagtaTCTCAGGCTCCAGAATAGGCCTAGGGATAACTCCCTCACATGGTCGGATCAATATTTTTTGGCTGGGAGGCACGAcctgtctctaccctctctactgggagatctatttgctgcataataaaacaaaaagggataGAAGTGGGGAGCCGCCCactgctcctgcaaactccattacaagatggtgctcGCATCCAGTTTGTGCTGAGCAGCAAACAAGTCAGTGtgcatgcctgaagtgattttcCGTCCTTTGGTCTCTGCCTACCTCCTGACGTAATATGGGCCAATGAGCTGCGACCagttaggaagtgccacgtcctaggcgggcctaccagcctatataagggatgggttttcagaccgttggagtctccgctctgtaagcttatgctctccctctcaaaatgcattaaagctttctgcagaaggatcctgagtgtgccgtgTCGTTTTTGCTGGTGAGACAGTAGCGCGGGACAGCCAGTAAGTTTCCATTACCAGATATTCCTCCCTGAAGcaagtatttaa
It contains:
- the LOC127678102 gene encoding endogenous retrovirus group K member 7 Pro protein-like encodes the protein MPQMGVQSIPVQLPTLLPQGTVGLLLGQGSLTLQGLIVHPGIIDNQHTQEIQVLCSSPKGIFSISKGGRVAQLLLLPSAHQEPRSKQMGCSCQDATYLVVSLQDRPKLLLQVNGKSFEGILDTGADKSIISSYWWPQSWPITEASHSLQGLGYSAHPTISSSALTWKPVEGQEGRFTPYVLPLPVNLWGRDVMHDVGLTLSNEYSPQAVQIKERIRYKRGKGLGRHERGCVEPLTPKLNQGRQGLVFS